The genomic stretch GATGCCGGCGCCATTTATACCCAAGAGCAGGAATATACTATTACGCTGACAGTCACCGATGGCCAGGAGACCTCCACTTTTTCCCGGCAGCTGACCGTATACCAGCGACCGGCCGCCGATTTCAGCGTCAGCAAGGCAAGGGTATGCCTGCCTGACCCCGCCGTGTTTACCGGCAGTTCCGCCGCCGGCAGTGGCGCTATCACCAGCTATTACTGGGACTTTGGCGATGGCAACACACAGAAAAGTACCACACCGGTGCAATCACACCAGTACGTACAGGATAATATTTATTCTGTCAGTCTCACCGTCACCAACAGTTATGGCTGTCACCATTCCATCCAGAAACAGCAGGTAGTGGAAGCCCGTGTTGGCATTAACGCCCTGTTTGCCGCCACTAAAGAGGTACTCTGCCAGCCAGGTGATCCGGTTTCTTTTCCCAATCTCAGCAGTGGACCAGGGCCCCTGATCTATTCCTGGGACTTTGGCGATGGCCAGCAATCCAATACCGAGTCGCCCACGCATGTGTACGGTCAAAAAGGGACCTATACCGTTAACCTGACCGCCAGCAATGCATACGGCTGTACCTCCAGCGCTCCCTCCGTTGAGGTGAATGTGGCCAACTACAGCACTGATTTTTCTGTGCCTTCGCCGATCTGTACGCAGACATTGACCCAATTTGCCAGCCTCAGCAACCCAATACCTGATCCCTACACCAGCAGCTGGGAAATAGACGGCAGCCTTTATACTTACGGCAATACAGCCCAATACCCTTTTTATACCCCGGGCACGCATACGGTTTCCCTGACCAATACTTTCGGCAGCTGTACACAGACAACCACAAAACAGGTGATTGTTCAACCGGAGCCTGATATCAGGCCCTTCTCCACCACCCTTAACGGCAGCTGCGGCGCACCGGTTACTGTTAACTTCAAAGACAATACAACGGATGCCGTAAGCTGGAAATGGCAGTTAACCGGCAATGCCAATGGCCCGGGCTCTACCCTCCAGCAACCGGCCTATACCTATACATCCAACGGCCTGTGGGTTGTGCAGCTTACAGTCAGCAATGCCATCGGCTGCAGCGCCGAGCTGGTGCAAACAGTGAATATCCAGCCACCTACCGTCAGCATCAGCTACAGCAGCTCTTCCAGTACCAATGGATTGCGCTCCTGTGGTCCTCTCACCGTCCAGTTTACCAGCAGCAACTCTGAGCCCATTGCCCAATACCAATGGGATTTTGGTGACGGCGGGACCGCCGGCACGGCAAATCCCCAGCACACTTTTTCTATTGCCGGCAAATACCAGGTGAAGATGAGCTATACTACGGTCAGCGGCTGTACCGGCACCGTATACCTGAATGGTATTGCTGTCAGCAAGGTGCCCAAACTGGATTTCACCGCTTCCGCAACGGAAGTATGTGGTGACCAGCCCGTGGTATTTACGCTGCAGCCCAATGATGCCAGTGTGACCCTTTTCACCTGGGATATGGGCGAGTGGCCGATCGTCAGCACGCCCGGCCCCAGCAACAGTCAGCTCTTTCGCTACCATGAAGCAGGCTACAAGACCATTAAGCTGACGGCGAAGAATGAGAACTGTGATACCATTATCACCAAAACAAATTATATCAGGGTGCTGCCGCCGGAGCCCATCATCAGCCAGCAGCTCAATACCTGCGACGGGACCCGGGGTGAACTGACTTTGACCCATTCTTCCATTGGCGCCAATACGGTTACCTGGGATTTTGGCGACGGGCAGAGCCAGTCTACCCCGGCCACTACCCTGACAGTAAAACATACCTATGCCCGTACAGGAACCTATACCATCAAGCTTACAGCTGTCAAGGACCAGTGTTCAGTCAGCACTTCCACTATGGCGGACGTTCTGCTGAAACAGCAGCCCAGGCTGACCAGCAACCAGACGGTGGTGTGCAAGGATGGCGTGTTCTCTTTTGTACTCAGCAACCTGGAAAACAATCCCCGCCCGCAGTACAGCTGGCAGGAGATGTATTATTATTCCGGAAGGGAATATGGCGATAACTCCCAGCATATGGGACCAGTGACGCCGGGGTATATAGAAAAGTACAAAGTGCCGGTCAACGGTCAGCTGCAATACCTGGATGAAAAGCAGGACAAGATCCGCTTTATCCTTACTTCCAATATATTTGGCTGCCAGGATACCACCAATTATATCCCTTTCACCGTACAGGGCGTTAATGCCGGCTTTGAAGTAGTGAAAGACAAACAATGTTACCAGCAGGCCGTGGAATTCCGGGATACTTCCAAAAGCATCGGCAGCACCATCACCAGCATCAGCTGGGACTTTGGCGATGGCTCCACTGCAACAGGGGCCGGCGCTATACAACATACTTACAGCAATCCAGGCAGGTCCTATGTCCGGCTGACCGCCACAGATGGATCCGGCTGTAACAGCGCAACAGCTTACTATGGCCAGGCGGTGGAAGTCTACGGCCCTAAAGCAGCATTTACCAGCTCCGCCACCTCCGTGCAGCTGAACGGCACCGTTCGCTTCACTAACAACAGTAAAACCTATAACAATATTGGTACCCTTTATGAATGGAATTTTGGAGATGGCAGCACTGCCAGCACCTATGATGCCATTCATCAATACCGGGCTGCAGGCATCTATACTGTTGTCCTGAAAGCCACTGACCCCAATACCGGCTGTGAGTCCTTTGCTCCCCCGGTAGCTATTACTGTCGCCCCTTTCAGTACGGCCTTCACGGTCACCACTACGGCCATTACCGGGAAGAACTGTGCGCCCGTGCTGGCCAGCTTCCGGAATAATTCCACCGGCTTTGCTGCTGTCAGCTGGGATTTTGGCGATGGTATTACTTCCCATGTAGTCAATCCCTCACATATATACGAAAAAGCGGGAAAATACATGGTCACGCTCACTGTTTATGACGGGCTTGGCTTTCCCGCCCAGCACCAGCAGGAAGTAGTGATCAGTATGCCCGAGGCTGTCCTGCAAACCGTAGCGGCTGAAGGCTGTATCGGCCATAGTCCCACCCTGAATGCCATTGGTGAAAAAACCAGCTCCTATACCTGGGATCTGGGAGATGGGCGGGTGCTTCAATCTCCGGATTCTACCGCTCAATTCAGCTATACCGCTCCCGGAGAGTACCGGCCTTCTGTGCTGCTGAGTGATGGCAGCGGCTGTATTGCTTCTGCCACCGCTGCTGATAAGGTCATTATCCACCCTGATCCCGTGGTCAGCATTTCTCCGGCACAACCCGGCATCTGCCTGGGCGCTTCCACGCCCCTGCTGGCCAGCGGTGGCGCCACCTACCAATGGACACCCGCCACCGGGCTCAGCGATGCCGGCATTGCCAACCCGCTGGCTTCGCCCAGGATCAATACCACCTATACCGTAAAAGCCAAGGATGCCCTGGGCTGTACCGGCTCCAGCAAGGTCACTGTCCAGGTAGTGCAGCCCGTAGCCCTTCAGTTGCCGGCCACAGCCAGGGTCTGTGCAGGCAATGAGCTGACCCTCCAGGCCAGCGGCGCCGATCAGTACAGCTGGATCTTTGATACCGACGGACTGAGCGCCATTGATATTCCCAACCCCATAGCAAAGCCACAGCAATCCATAACGTATACACTCAAAGGCTCCGATACCTACGGCTGCTTCAACGATACAGCCCGTATTGCCATTACCGTACTGCCGGTACCCACTGTTTATGCCGGGACCGACCAGGAAGTATTTGCCGGCAATACTTTTCCCCTGCAACCTGTTTACAGCAGCGATGTCACCCGTTGGGCCTGGGAACCTGCACAGTACCTGAGTTGCAGCAATTGCCCCGCTCCTGTTGTTACGCCGCTGGCCAGCAAAGCTTATGCACTGACGGTCTACAATCAGCATAACTGCAAGGCTACAGACACGGTGCTGGTCACCCTGCTCTGCGCAGAGAACAGGATCGCTATTCCCAATGTCTTCAGCCCCAACAATGACGGGGTCAATGATACCTGGACCATCAAGGGCATCTCAGAAGTAAAAC from Candidatus Pseudobacter hemicellulosilyticus encodes the following:
- a CDS encoding PKD domain-containing protein; translated protein: MKSKKPNHLLSFCWRSGAAFLLYFLATCPTLYAQLKANFTIDKTGGCSPLTVSFTNTSTGASPTATWHWDLGNGNQASTRDAGAIYTQEQEYTITLTVTDGQETSTFSRQLTVYQRPAADFSVSKARVCLPDPAVFTGSSAAGSGAITSYYWDFGDGNTQKSTTPVQSHQYVQDNIYSVSLTVTNSYGCHHSIQKQQVVEARVGINALFAATKEVLCQPGDPVSFPNLSSGPGPLIYSWDFGDGQQSNTESPTHVYGQKGTYTVNLTASNAYGCTSSAPSVEVNVANYSTDFSVPSPICTQTLTQFASLSNPIPDPYTSSWEIDGSLYTYGNTAQYPFYTPGTHTVSLTNTFGSCTQTTTKQVIVQPEPDIRPFSTTLNGSCGAPVTVNFKDNTTDAVSWKWQLTGNANGPGSTLQQPAYTYTSNGLWVVQLTVSNAIGCSAELVQTVNIQPPTVSISYSSSSSTNGLRSCGPLTVQFTSSNSEPIAQYQWDFGDGGTAGTANPQHTFSIAGKYQVKMSYTTVSGCTGTVYLNGIAVSKVPKLDFTASATEVCGDQPVVFTLQPNDASVTLFTWDMGEWPIVSTPGPSNSQLFRYHEAGYKTIKLTAKNENCDTIITKTNYIRVLPPEPIISQQLNTCDGTRGELTLTHSSIGANTVTWDFGDGQSQSTPATTLTVKHTYARTGTYTIKLTAVKDQCSVSTSTMADVLLKQQPRLTSNQTVVCKDGVFSFVLSNLENNPRPQYSWQEMYYYSGREYGDNSQHMGPVTPGYIEKYKVPVNGQLQYLDEKQDKIRFILTSNIFGCQDTTNYIPFTVQGVNAGFEVVKDKQCYQQAVEFRDTSKSIGSTITSISWDFGDGSTATGAGAIQHTYSNPGRSYVRLTATDGSGCNSATAYYGQAVEVYGPKAAFTSSATSVQLNGTVRFTNNSKTYNNIGTLYEWNFGDGSTASTYDAIHQYRAAGIYTVVLKATDPNTGCESFAPPVAITVAPFSTAFTVTTTAITGKNCAPVLASFRNNSTGFAAVSWDFGDGITSHVVNPSHIYEKAGKYMVTLTVYDGLGFPAQHQQEVVISMPEAVLQTVAAEGCIGHSPTLNAIGEKTSSYTWDLGDGRVLQSPDSTAQFSYTAPGEYRPSVLLSDGSGCIASATAADKVIIHPDPVVSISPAQPGICLGASTPLLASGGATYQWTPATGLSDAGIANPLASPRINTTYTVKAKDALGCTGSSKVTVQVVQPVALQLPATARVCAGNELTLQASGADQYSWIFDTDGLSAIDIPNPIAKPQQSITYTLKGSDTYGCFNDTARIAITVLPVPTVYAGTDQEVFAGNTFPLQPVYSSDVTRWAWEPAQYLSCSNCPAPVVTPLASKAYALTVYNQHNCKATDTVLVTLLCAENRIAIPNVFSPNNDGVNDTWTIKGISEVKHVVLFNRYGQKVFERSQFIAGSANGSWDGNFNGYPQPPGSYVYIVELQCPGGGVFTKKGSLVLVR